The proteins below come from a single Bombus fervidus isolate BK054 chromosome 15, iyBomFerv1, whole genome shotgun sequence genomic window:
- the LOC139994805 gene encoding probable peptidoglycan muropeptide transporter SLC46 translates to MMSELNRDENTIRGQKWRKYFRWMEEVSVEPTMWLYMMAFMITSVVEQAFFVYKACRVDHGYSEEICANLKDNATINTKVQVTVSSFHQWNNIAGHVVPIILALFFGNWSDRRGRKLPLIVGLLGKFIYSFMVVINSMMDTWDLNTIVYTASLPMGMLGGDVAIFGSCFAYISDISSVQQRTLRITILDVVYLSTMPTGVALGSYLYSNVVKSSYTVMFSINATLLALAILYSLVRLKWQTLPQQQSLAGTNLLTDYFDKKHVVATVRTMTKNRTNHGKLHLWLLLVIMMLYTFQRDEKPMSFLYTQLKFKWDVRKFSNFRTFQSATFVIAMLIGVPVMSKLMGIRDTIMVAIGAIAHASGRVIFVLAEKPELFYVGATVAALGPIVAPVLRSMTSKLVPADERGKVFAILSVCDNAVPLFSGILYSQLYNATIDSAPNSIYWLTFVTQVSILILILIIQFSMRNKTHLEHMEYIDNETDCSSIPSIMSENTRRRTSNEDVCN, encoded by the exons aTGATGAGCGAG ttGAACCGAGACGAGAATACAATACGCGGCcaaaaatggagaaaataCTTCCGATGGATGGAGGAAGTGTCGGTGGAGCCAACGATGTGGCTGTACATGATGGCATTCATGATCACCTCTGTCGTGGAACAAGCTTTTTTCGTCTACAAAGCGTGTCGAGTGGATCACGGTTATTCGGAAGAAATTTGCGCTAATTTGAAGGATAACGCGACGATAAACACCAAAGTACAG GTAACAGTGTCGAGTTTCCATCAATGGAACAACATAGCAGGCCACGTGGTCCCTATAATACTAGCTCTATTTTTTGGGAACTGGAGCGATCGACGTGGTCGAAAATTGCCGTTAATTGTTGGGCTACTAGGAAAGTTCATCTATTCTTTTATGGTTGTAATCAATTCCATGATGGATACATGGGATCTAAATACTATAGTATATACAGCGAGTCTTCCCATGGGCATGTTAGGAGGAGATGTTGCTATTTTTGGTTCCTGTTTTGCATATATATCAGACATATCATCCGTTCAACAAAGAACCCTAAGGATTACCATTTTAGATGTGGTTTACCTCAGCACTATGCCTACTg gtGTGGCTCTGGGCTCTTATCTCTACTCAAATGTTGTCAAATCATCCTATACCGTAATGTTCAGCATAAACGCCACTTTATTAGCTTTAGCCATTTTGTACTCACTGGTTAGGCTAAAGTGGCAAACACTACCTCAGCAACAGTCACTAGCAGGTACTAATTTGTTAACTGACTATTTTGATAAGAAACACGTGGTGGCAACTGTGAGGACAATGACCAAGAACAGGACAAATCATGGAAAGCTTCACCTGTGGCTTCTGCTGGTCATCATGATGCTATATACTTTCCAAAGAGACGAGAAACCTATGAGTTTCTTGTATACTCAATTGAAATTCAAGTGGGACGTGAGAAAATTTAGCAATTTCAGAACATTCCAATCAGCTACCTTTGTGATAG CAATGCTAATCGGCGTGCCAGTAATGAGCAAACTGATGGGAATTAGGGATACTATTATGGTAGCCATTGGCGCTATTGCTCATGCTTCTGGAAGAGTAATATTCGTCTTAGCCGAGAAACCAGAATTATTCTATGTTG gTGCTACTGTAGCTGCTCTTGGACCAATAGTGGCACCAGTCCTGAGGTCAATGACCTCAAAACTAGTTCCTGCGGACGAACGAG GGAAGGTATTCGCAATTTTATCAGTTTGTGATAACGCAGTACCTTTGTTCAGTGGCATACTATATTCCCAGCTATATAATGCAACCATAGACTCAGCACCTAACTCAATTTATTGGCTGACCTTTGTCACTCAAGTGTCCATTCTAATTCTTATTCT AATAATTCAGTTTTCTATGAGGAATAAAACACATTTAGAACACATGGAATATATAGATAATGAAACTGACTGTTCATCAATACCTTCTATTATGAGTGAAAACACAAGGAGACGGACTTCTAATGAAGATGTATGCAATTGA
- the LOC139995205 gene encoding uncharacterized protein isoform X1 gives MHVSKEIIIAVLAIQMVSSESEGLPGILGGIENVANSATAFLSGLLQRQKELIHRVTDTASNYINTAVETPRNLLINATKFTTGYIDSAASKGLELKIRRFINKLRARMPYGIPELGIPPLEPYRLDELDIHVDNSDIGNISIVLEDIVLYNLSTFVVNKAKLSLIGPTFAANISIPEIYAEGLYNISGVLGNTVDLKGAGSFKANVYDFQLYVNSLLGFHKGVYLKTFDMDFSLRSIDISLGNFMDDDELSDVMNKVFKELTPKVIEVIKPDILPGIESYVGSKINETVHQITLKDIISVLGNNEIREFTHIIPV, from the exons ATGCACGTGTCTAAGGAAATTATTATTGCGGTGCTGGCCATTCAAATGGTTTCCTCTGAATCAGAAGGTCTTCCAGGAATTTTGGGAGGAATTGAAAACGTCGCCAACAGTGCTACTGCTTTCc TGTCAGGACTTTTGCAACGACAGAAAGAATTGATACACCGCGTTACGGACACGGCCTCTAATTACA tTAACACCGCGGTGGAGACACCGAGGAATCTTCTCATCAACGCGACTAAATTCACCACTGGTTACA TTGACAGCGCAGCCTCGAAGGGTCTGGAGTTGAAAATTCGAAGGTTCATAAACAAACTTCGTGCCAGAATGCCCTATGGGATACCAGAACTTGGAATACCACCTTTAGAACCGTATCGTCTTGATGAACTGGACATACATGTAGACAATTCGGACATAGGGAA TATATCCATCGTTTTGGAGGATATCGTGCTATACAACTTGTCGACCTTCGTGGTCAACAAAGCGAAACTATCCTTGATCGGACCAACGTTTGCAGCGAATATTTCTATTCCGGAAATATACGCGGAGGGCCTTTACAATATATCCGGAGTACTGGGGAACACAGTTGATTTGAAAGGTGCTGGGTCTTTCAAAGCGAATGTATATGATTTCCAACTGTATGTGAACAGCTTATTGGGATTCCACAAAGGAGTGTACTTGAAGACCTTTGACATGGACTTTTCATTGAGATCCATCGATATCAGTTTGGGAAATTTCATGGATGATGATGAATTGTCCGACGTCATGAACAAG GTCTTTAAGGAGTTAACACCAAAGGTCATAGAAGTTATCAAGCCGGACATACTTCCGGGTATCGAGAGTTATGTAGGTAGCAAAATTAACGAGACCGTCCATCAAATTACCCTGAAGGACATAATTAGTGTGCTGGGCAATAACGAAATCCGAGAATTTACGCATATTATTCcggtataa
- the LOC139995205 gene encoding uncharacterized protein isoform X2: protein MHVSKEIIIAVLAIQMVSSESEGLPGILGGIENVANSATAFLNTAVETPRNLLINATKFTTGYIDSAASKGLELKIRRFINKLRARMPYGIPELGIPPLEPYRLDELDIHVDNSDIGNISIVLEDIVLYNLSTFVVNKAKLSLIGPTFAANISIPEIYAEGLYNISGVLGNTVDLKGAGSFKANVYDFQLYVNSLLGFHKGVYLKTFDMDFSLRSIDISLGNFMDDDELSDVMNKVFKELTPKVIEVIKPDILPGIESYVGSKINETVHQITLKDIISVLGNNEIREFTHIIPV from the exons ATGCACGTGTCTAAGGAAATTATTATTGCGGTGCTGGCCATTCAAATGGTTTCCTCTGAATCAGAAGGTCTTCCAGGAATTTTGGGAGGAATTGAAAACGTCGCCAACAGTGCTACTGCTTTCc tTAACACCGCGGTGGAGACACCGAGGAATCTTCTCATCAACGCGACTAAATTCACCACTGGTTACA TTGACAGCGCAGCCTCGAAGGGTCTGGAGTTGAAAATTCGAAGGTTCATAAACAAACTTCGTGCCAGAATGCCCTATGGGATACCAGAACTTGGAATACCACCTTTAGAACCGTATCGTCTTGATGAACTGGACATACATGTAGACAATTCGGACATAGGGAA TATATCCATCGTTTTGGAGGATATCGTGCTATACAACTTGTCGACCTTCGTGGTCAACAAAGCGAAACTATCCTTGATCGGACCAACGTTTGCAGCGAATATTTCTATTCCGGAAATATACGCGGAGGGCCTTTACAATATATCCGGAGTACTGGGGAACACAGTTGATTTGAAAGGTGCTGGGTCTTTCAAAGCGAATGTATATGATTTCCAACTGTATGTGAACAGCTTATTGGGATTCCACAAAGGAGTGTACTTGAAGACCTTTGACATGGACTTTTCATTGAGATCCATCGATATCAGTTTGGGAAATTTCATGGATGATGATGAATTGTCCGACGTCATGAACAAG GTCTTTAAGGAGTTAACACCAAAGGTCATAGAAGTTATCAAGCCGGACATACTTCCGGGTATCGAGAGTTATGTAGGTAGCAAAATTAACGAGACCGTCCATCAAATTACCCTGAAGGACATAATTAGTGTGCTGGGCAATAACGAAATCCGAGAATTTACGCATATTATTCcggtataa